From a single Couchioplanes caeruleus genomic region:
- a CDS encoding ABC transporter permease: MLLAVAAGAAGGRAAGYDAEQLATFVWVGQGLLTVVSLWGWTELADRIRSGDVAADLLRPVPPVVGYLAPDLGRAAHAMIFRFLPPLAVGAPFFDLYAPSRWFTVPLFALSVLLAVIGSFGLRFLVNATAYWLHDARGPITLWVLSAGVLAGLYFPLRFLPDWLAVALWVGTPFPGLLQTPADVLVERDPAPVQAALVGLQALWAAALLVLAAVVQRRAEKRLVAQGG, translated from the coding sequence GTGTTGCTCGCCGTCGCGGCCGGCGCGGCCGGTGGGCGCGCGGCCGGGTATGACGCCGAGCAGCTGGCCACGTTCGTGTGGGTGGGGCAGGGATTGCTCACCGTAGTGTCGTTGTGGGGCTGGACCGAGCTCGCCGACCGGATCCGGTCCGGCGACGTGGCCGCCGACCTGCTGCGCCCCGTACCCCCGGTGGTCGGGTATCTGGCGCCGGACCTGGGGCGGGCCGCGCACGCGATGATCTTCCGCTTCCTGCCGCCGCTCGCCGTGGGAGCGCCTTTCTTCGACCTGTACGCCCCCAGCCGCTGGTTCACGGTCCCGTTGTTCGCGCTGTCCGTGCTGCTCGCCGTGATCGGCAGTTTCGGGCTGCGGTTCCTGGTGAACGCCACGGCGTACTGGCTGCACGACGCCCGAGGCCCGATCACGCTGTGGGTGCTGTCCGCGGGCGTGCTCGCCGGGCTGTACTTCCCGCTGCGGTTCCTGCCGGACTGGCTGGCGGTCGCGCTCTGGGTCGGTACGCCGTTCCCCGGCCTGCTCCAGACCCCTGCGGACGTGCTGGTCGAACGCGATCCCGCGCCGGTGCAGGCGGCGCTCGTGGGCCTGCAGGCGCTCTGGGCCGCCGCCCTGCTCGTTCTGGCCGCCGTGGTGCAGCGCCGCGCCGAGAAGCGCCTGGTGGCCCAGGGTGGGTGA